The following DNA comes from Janthinobacterium sp. TB1-E2.
CGCGCCCAGCAGCCATTTGTTTTCGCTGGCCATTTTTGCCTGGCTGCGGCTAGGCGCATTGTCGGACGAATACTCGAGCGGAATCAGGCCCAGGGTACCGAAGACGGTGACGTCCTTGCTCTCGCCGACCGGTTGCTGCACCTTGGCGGCGATACCGTCGAAATTGAGTTCGCTGGAAAACAGTTCGTCGCCAGACACGAATGGATTGTCGAAGCGGCCCGCCGTCAGTTTCAGCCAGGAAGCGGGCTGGTAGGACAACCAGGCCTGGTCCAGCCAGATGTTTTTCTTGCCCAGGCCGCCACCGAGGGTTTGCGTGGTGGACACGGGGCTGTCGTCGTTGCCGCTGGCCAGGCGGATGCCCGCTTGCGTGGTCTCGGAAATATCGGCCAGGATACCCAGGCGGGCACGCGCGCGCAGCAAGTGCTTGCGGTCTTCGCGTGTGTTCAGCAACGCCGGCAGGGCCAGGTTGGTGTTCGAATTGACGTCGTAGCCGCTGCCGCTGTTGAGCGAGCGCCAGTCGATCTCGATATTGCTGTTGGCCATGTCGTAATAGCGCGATTCGTAGCGCGCACGCACATCACCTTCCAGGCGGATGCGCTTGGTCCAGGCCGGCGTTTCATTCGGCGCCGCCCAGCCGCCCGCTTTTGCCTCGGCCATGACCTGGCCCTTGATTTCGTCACGGATCTGTTCGCGCACGGTTTGCGAAATATACGGCACGCGCACGTCGCCCGGCTGCACCTGCGCCAGGGCGGCCGGCGCGGCTGCCGGACGGGCCTGCGCTTGTGCCAGCGCTTCGCTCTGCGCCTGCGCCAGCAGCGCTTCGCCGGCATCCTTGTTCAGGGCGCCGCTCTGAATCAGGCCGCGGATCAGCTTGACCATGGTGCTGTCGGCCGGTGCCGTCTGAGCTTGTACCGCGCCTGCCGCCACACTCAGGGCAAGGGCAGCCAGCGCCAGCGGAAGGCGGCGCGCACGCTGTGGGGAAGAAAATAAGGAATTCATCGCTTCTTTCGGTAAATGAGGAATTAGTTCATGCGCTTACGGGCGCCGACCTTTAATGGAAACGCGGGCAGGGAACCGCAGGGATGCCGGTGGCCGTTCATCGGCACGGAAATCGCGCACCATGGCCAGCACTTGTTCATCCGTCTGCGCATTGCCCGTGCCCTGCACCAGCTGCACTTTCGTCGTCCTGCCTTCCGCATCGAGCCACAGGTCAACGCGGATATCGCTAAACGCCAGCTGGCGCGTGCGCGGATCGCGGGCAAAGGCGAGCTGCAGCGCGTTGGCCACATAGCGGCCATACGATCCCGCGCCGAGTCCGCCGCCACCACCGCCGCCCGTCATGCCGCCGCCGCGTCCGGCCTGGATGCCGAAGGCGTCGCTGCCGGCCTGCGCCGCACCGTCGATCGTGACGGGGTCGCCCTTGTCCGGCGACGGACTTTCCGGCGCGTCATCCATGGGCTTGTCGGCCGGCGTCGGTTCCGGCTCCGACACTTCCGGCACCACCTTGTCCGGTGTCGGTTCCGGCAGTTTTTCCGGTTCCGGCGGCGGTGGCGGCGGAGGGGGCAGCATCAGCATCGGCGGGGCCGCCACTTCGCGCTTGGTGGCGGCCGTGTCCGACAGCAAATACCAGACCAGCGCGGCCAGCGCAGCGGCCAGCAGCACGCCGCCGGCCACGCCGCCCCAGCGGCGCCACCACTGCGCCGCGCCCGACGATTCCGGCGCGGCCATCTTCATCATGTCGTCACGCTTCACCTTGCGCTCCTCATGCCGGCTTGCCGGTCACCAGGCCCACCTGGTTCAGGTCGATGCGGCGCAGCAAATCGAGCACTTCGACCACTTTCGCGTACTGCACGGCGGCATCTCCGCGCACGATCACGGGAAAGTCGGGCGTCAGGGCCTTTTCCGTGCGCAAGCGCTCTTCCAGCTCGGGCAGGGTGACGGGATAGGCGTCGAGAAAGACCTGGCCCGCGTTGTCGATGGTGATGGCCTTGGTCTTCGGTTTTTCCAGCGCCATGGCCGAACTGGCCTTGGGTAGGTCGACCTTGATGCCGGGAATGCTGGCGTTGCTGGTCAAGATGAAGATCACCAGCACCACCAGCAGCACGTCGACGAAGGGCGTGATGTTGATGCCGCCGCTACGCTTGCGGGGGGTAAACTTGGCGGAGGTGGCCATGGTTATGCGCCCCTCACGCCTGCTGCAGCACGGGACGCATCTGGCGTCCGTCGCCCTGCTCTTCAGCCAGGCGCGTGGCGAATTCATCGACGAAGACGGCCATGTCGGCAACGATGGCATCCGAACGCGAGGACAGCCAGTTGTAGCCGAACAGGGCGGGGATGGCCACGCCCAGGCCGGCTGCCGTACACAGCAGCGCGGCAGCCATGCCCGGCGCCACCGAGTTGATGTCCACGGCGCCGGCCATGGCCGCCACGACGAACACCAGCATGATGCCGATCACGGTGCCGAACAGACCGACGTACGGCGCACCTTCGATGGTGGTCGACAGCCAGATCATGCGTTTCGACATGCGTTCGCTTTCGCGCACCATCACGCCATCCATGGCGGCGCGGATGGCGCCGATGGTCGCGTTCGAGACGGCGTTCAGGTCGTAGCCGCGGTCGTGGCGGCGGCGCATCTCGTCGATGGCTACGTCATACAGACGCCACAGCGAGGAATCGGCCTTCACGGAAGCGCTGAGCTTGCCGTTGCGCGACAAGTGGTCGAGCGGCGCGCCGGCCGCTTCGTGGAACGACTGCATGAATTGCGCATTGGCGCGCGAGATGGCGCCATAGCTGCGGCCCTTGCCGATCATGATGATCCACGACAAGACCATCATCAGGCCCAGCACGCCGACGACGATCCAGGCGTCGAGCGGCATGGCGGCGATGATGAAACCGAAATGGCTTTTACCCGCTTGCTGTTCATCGGCGCCAAACACGGCCAGGCGCGATTCGGAACCTTGCGAGACGGCGTCGGCCAGCAGCAGGGCGTCGGGACGGGCCGTGCGCGACAGGCGCAGCTCGTCGATGGCGCCCGTGAAGTTGGCCAGGGTGGCGGTACCGGAAGCGACCGGCGGCGCATCGGCGCCCACCGAAGCGGCCGTCGTAAAGGCTGGCAGCGCGGTGGCCAGCGACACGGCCGGACGGCCGCCCACGTACAGGGCCACGTTGGCTTTGTCGGCCTTGACGGCCAGGTGCGACCATTGCGCGGCCTGGATCGGCTGGCCCGGCTTGCTGCGCTGGCCATTCACCTGCACGAAGGGCACGCCCTGGTCTATGCCGATCAGCAATTCATTGGCGCCATCGCGGCGCGCATACAGCACTTGCTGCGCGCCCAGGCTGTCGGGACGCACCCAGGCGGAAAACGTGAACGGCGCACCGGCGGCCAGCGCCAGCGATGGCGAGGCGGGCAGCATCAACGGCATGGAGCCCAGGCGGGCGCCGGCGCCGATGACGGAACCGTCCAGCGCCGGCACTGCCGTCTGCGCATGGTTGCCATAGGCGGTGCTGTCGCGCGAGGGCACGCCAGGCTCGGTGAAGTGGTACACGAGGCTGTAGTCGGGATCAAAAGTACGCTGGCCATTGCCGGAAGCGGGCGCCTTTGGATTGCCGTAGTACATCCACAGTTGCTGCGGCGTACCAGCCGTCAGGGCCGGCACGTCGACCCAGATCAGGGCGATGCCCAAGAGCGGATTGAATTGCTCGATCTGGTGGTTCAGCACCGTTTTATCGTCGCCCGCCACGAAGCGCAGGTCGGCGCCGTTGTCGCTGACGCCTTCGAAATTGAAGTTACCCGAATGCAAGCGCAGCAGCACTGGAATGCGGCCGGGATCGCCGCCCACGGCGCCCGCCTTCGGGCCGGCGTCGACGGTGACGGGTTTGCGGTAAGCCCAGTCGGGCTGCCACCAGGCATGCGCCAGGCCGGGAACAAGCGTGCCCAGGATCGTGAGCAGGAAAAAAAGACGTTGCATGACAGTGATTCTCCGAAGAAAAGTCTAAAAAAGTGCGGTGCTGGTGAGCTGGCCCGTCAGTAGCTGGCCGACAGGTTGAAATTGATGCGGCGCACGTGCTTGTGCGTGCGCGGGCCATCGCGCAGCGGGTAGGCGAAATCGATGCGGCCATTCAGGTAGCGCAGGAACTGGAAGCTGCTGCCCACGCCCACCGAAGCCAGGCCGAACAGGTCTTTCTGTTCCGGCAGCGGGTCGCGCAGACGCAGGCGCGCGCCATCGGCAAAGGCAAACAGACGCCAGTTTTCCAGGCGGCTGAAATACGTCAGCTGGGGCGTGCGCCATTCGACGGTGCCTGAAACACCGTAGTCGCCCGTCGCTTCGGCCGACAGGTAGCCGCGCACGGAATTGGCGCCGCCGGCGGCCATCTGCTCGCCAGACACGAGCGCCGCGTCAGCCAGCTGGCCCGCCAGCTTGCCGTACAGCTGCGCGCCGCTGCCCAGGGTGGTGGTGGCGTTGGCGTCGCCCTTCAGCACGAGAAAGCTGGGCGAAGCCTTGTAGCGTTTGTTGTCGTAGGCGGCGCTGTTGCTGCCATAGCCGAACGCGGCGCGCGTGCCGGCCACCAGCGACAGGCCCAGGCCATACGTCGCCGTCTCCGTCTGCGCAAAGCCGTTGTAGGCCACGCTGAGCGGCACGTATTTCAGAGGAACGCTGGAGCCGGCGCCATTCAGCTGCAACGCTTCCTGGTTATCCTTGAAATCGATGCCGCCGCTAAAGCTGTGCCACCAGATGCCGCTGTTGGGTACCGTGTAATTGAGTTTCATGCCCAGCGCATGGCCCTTGCCCAGCACGCTGGTGCCGCCCGTGCTGGCCACGTTGCTGTTCGACTGATAGCCGGTCGCTTCCACGCTCCAGCCCTGCGTGCCGATCGGCGCCACGTACGAGGCCGACCACACCTTGGTCTGGTTCAAGTCGCCCGGCGTGCCGAAAAAGCTGATGGTGGCGCTATGCCCCATCTGCCACAGGTTGTCGTGACCGAGCGAGATGCTGCTGCGTAGCTTCTTGGTATCGGCGCTGTAATCGTTGTTCAAGCCGACGCTGGCGCGCCACGGGCTGCTGTCTTCCACTTTCAAGTCCACGTCCATGGTGCCGGGCAGGCTGCCCTGCTTGACCAAGGGCATCACCTGACGCTTGGGACCCCGGTTCAGGGCCGTCAATTCCACTTGCGCCTGGGTAAAATCGGGCACCTTGCCTTCCGTCAGGGCCGGCACTTGCTGGCGCACGTCGAGCGGCGAGTTGTATTGCGCACCGACCACGCGCAAGCGCCCCACCTTTGTTTCGCTCACCTGCAGCACCACCACGCCCTGCTCCACCTGCTGCTCCGGCAAGTCCACGTAGACGGACTGGTAGCCGCGCGCTTGATATGCAGCAACGAGGGCGTCGCGCGCCCCTTCCACGTCCTTCAGGGTGCGGCCCGGCCCCAGGAAGGGCGTGACCGCTTCTTCGATGGCACGCGCGTCGAGCACGGTATTGCCGCGCACCAGGTATTCCTCGATCGTCACCTGCCGTTCCGGGGCGGCCACGGGGGCGGCGGCCGGCACAGCGTCCTGCGCGCGCGCCATGCCGGGCAGCGCCAGCATGGCCAGACACAGCATCGTCAAGGCGGTCGCGGGTGCCGCGGGTGCTGCCCCCTTGCCCTGTTTTTTCATTTCACGCATCTTCCATTCACCTTAAAATCAAACGGTTGCCCTGTGTTGCGGCGCTGGGCCGGCGTTTTTTCTGTTAATGCTGATCTACTGATGCCTAGACAGCCGCCGCGCGCGGCGACTGCCGAATGTCATCAAATGTTCATAAAACTCCGCTCAAGGCTGCAAGCCGCGCCGCTCATTCGGCGTGAGCGCCTGCAGCTGCGGCGCCGTCAACGGTCCCGCGCCCAGCACCTGCACCACGCCGGCCGGCTGGTAGCTGGACGCCTGCGGCTCGCCGCCGTTGCCCTTGCCAACACCGGCGTCGTCCGCCTGCTCGTTGCCAAAGCCCAGTACCTTCACCGTGAACAGCGACGGCAGCGCCTGGCGCGTGGCGGCCCGTTCGCGTTGCAGCACGTCTTGCGCCGCCGTGACGGCTTGCGTGGCGGCCGCGCTGGCATTGCTGAGCGCGCCCACGTTCACGGTAGCGATCACGGGCAGGCCCGCCGACTTGCCCTGCACCTGGACGTTTTCCGCATTGATCACCTGCAAGGCCGCCAGGTTGACGTTGCCCGAGACGCGGATACCCGCCTCGCCCGCGTCGATGCTGCCCAGCGGGGCGATCAGGTCGATGTCGCCGGGCGGCACCTCCGGGATCGGGTTCAGGGTGGCGATGCCGGCGCCCGTGGCCGGCGTGCTCGGCGACAGGCTGACGAGGCCGATGCTGTCGTAGGTGCGGCGCTGCGGTGTGTAGACGACGGTGGACTTGGTGCCACGGCCCGCATTGATGTCGCCCGTTGCCGACCAGGCCAGGATGTTGCCGCCGAAGGTGGTAAAGATGCGGCTCTGGCCCAGCAGGATGCTGTCCTTCGCATACATCTGGATCTCGCCCGCGCCCTGCGTCAGCACGCCCGAGCCTTCGCCCGGCGCATAGCCGCCATCGACGCCGATCAGCGCCCGTCCGCCCGGCACCGTGATGCCGATATCGCCGCCGACATCCGTATGGATGCCCGCGTCGTTGACGATCACGTGCGGCACGTTGACCGTCGGACGGCCCGCTTCGGCCCACTCCTGCGGACTCAGGTAGCGCACGCCCGCCACCGGCCGCTTCGTATAAACGCCGTCATAGTCGTTGACCGTGTACAGCGCGCTGCTGAACATCGTCAGGTCGCCCTTGTACTCGATCTTCTGGCCCGCCTTGTCCTGCGCCGGGAACAGGGTGGCGATGGCTTCGCGGCCGCGCAGGTAGCTGCCGCGGCGCATGCCGTCCGGATCGTTGTACTCGCGCCCGGCCGCCTTCAGTTCGGCAAAGTAGACATTGCTCAGGTAGACCTGCTGCTGTTCCTTCGGCAAGGCGGCAAAGAAGCTGCGCGCATCGGTGGCCGGGTCGTAGCGGATGCCCAGGCCGCTGTCGCCGCCAAAGCGCGTCGTCAGCCAGTTCACCAGGTGCAGCTGGCTGACCTGCGCATACTCGCGCGCCAGGTCGCGCCGCACGGCGCCCGATGCCTGGCCGGCCTTTTCCAGTTCCGCCTGCTTCGTGCCGAGGAAGGCGGACGCGCCCGCCTCGTCGCCGCTGTAGGCGAACTGGCCGCGCAGCCAGTCGGCCAGGGTCAGCTTGCCGCCGTAGACGTACACGGCGCTGCCGGCCTGGTCGGCCAGCGGCTTGGCCGGATCGGCCAGCTTGGCCGGGTCCAGGTAGCGCGCCGCGAAAGCCGCATAGTCGGGACCATTGCGGCCCACGCCGGCCGCCACGCTGATGCCGGCGCCATTGCCGCGCTCGCCGGGGCCCGTGTTGACGATGGCGCCGAGGCTGCGCAATTCCGCCTTGTCGGCCATGTACAGGTCGCGCCCGGCGCTCACGTTCAGCTGGCCCGGTCCCGCCACATAGAAAGTGCTGTAGCGGATGTCGCGTCCGGCGCTGACGACGGAGACGTCGTCGGCATGGCGGTGCACGAACAGGTTGCCGCGCGTGGACGAGGCGCCGGAGATGACCGGCTTGTCCGGAAAATCGGGCCGGCCGACGAAGCCCTGGCTGGTCCATCCGGCCGCGCCTTCCGGCACGCCTTCGACGCTGCCGAGCGGCGTGCCGGAATTGACGATGTCGCGTCCGGCCCGCACGGCCACGGCGCCGCCGCCTTCGTACCACACGCCCAGCGGGCCCGTTTCGCCCTTCAGTGTTCCCCGGTACACGATGCCGCCCGTGCGCAAGCCAACGATGTCGCCGCTGTTGGCATAGAAATGCGCGGGCTGCTGACCCACCGGCACGTAGTCCGACACCGTCGGCGCCGTCATGCTGAACAGCGGATACAGTTGCTGCGAGGCATCGCTGGCGCCATTCGACGACGAACCGAACCATTTCAGCGCGCCGGGCGCCAGCCCGTTGGCGCTGACGTTATGCAAGGGCAGCAGGCCGAACCAGACCGGGTCCAGGGCGCCGACGAAGCCCGGGTTGAATGGACTTGGCAACAGGCGCGGATCGGCGCCCGATGCGGTGATCGGATAGCCGGCCGCATGGATGGAGTCGGCCGCCAGCATTTCCAGCTGGCCCGTGCCCGTCTTGACAAATTGCGGCGCCACCGGCGACGGCGCCAGGATAATGCCGTTTTGCGGCATGTCGACCTTGCCGCCCTCGCCCAGCCTGCCCAGGCTGGCATTGCCGTAATACAGGCTGCCGCTGGCGGCCACGGCGCGCAACACGGATGGCATGACGAAACGTGCATCCGTTGGCGCGTGGTTATCGCCCATGTCCGATTGTATCCAGGCGGACGTCGGCGTCAGATTGCCGCCCGCGCTGAACAGGTCGATGGTGGTGGCCGGCGTCCACAGCGAGAACCAGCTCCAGCCCTCGCCTTGGCGCTCGACGCCCTGGTAGTTGAACGGCGAACCATTGCCCAACTGCTTGACGCGGCCCGCATCGGCCGTACCGCCCAGCACCAGATCGCCGCGCGCATCGATGCGCACGCCGCTGTCGCCCGGCACGAGGATGGGCCCGCCGCTGGCAATGGCCGTGCCCGCCGCATAGGTTTCATACGGCCGCGATTCCTTCGGATCGGCGCGGTCGAAGCGCAGTTCTACGCCGCCCACGGCGCCCGCCTCCATGCGCAGCGCGCCGCGCAGATTGGTGAAGGTGCTGTTGAGTGTCGGATACTGGCGCTCGAAGCGCGTGTCGGCATTCGGGGCATCGCTGTTGGCATCGAAGCTGCGCACCTCGGCGACAGGGTTGAGCCCGCCGCCGATGCGGATATCGAGGTCGCCACCGCCCGTCAGCAGCAGCTTGCCGTCCGGCGTCACCCTGCCCGTGCTGCCCACGGCCACGTTCAGGCCCTGGCTGCGCGGCGCGAACACGCCGCCCGGATCGGCGCGCGAGGTCAGCATGCCGGCGTTGCCGCCCGCCTGCAGCAGCACATTGCCGCCGCCGAGGGTGCCGATGCCCGTAAAGCCCGACACGACCGGCAGACCCGCAAACAGGTCGCCGCCTTCGGGACGCGCGACATAGGTGCCGAAATTGATCCACCATGCCGTCGGCACGCCCGCCCCCGTGCTGCCGCTGCCCTGGCGCCACAACCAGGCGCCGATGTCGCTGGTGTCCTGCTGCGCGCTCAGGGTGCCGATGGCATCCTCGCGGCGCTGCAGGGCGGTGCCCACGGTGTCGCCCTTGACGTCGCCCTGGGCGCGCAGCAGCAGGTTGCCGCCGTGCTCGGGATACCAGGCGCGGTACAGGCTCTCGCTGCCGCCATCGACGAAACGCGTCAACTTGTCGTCGCCCAGCGCGCCGAGCAGCTTGCCCTTGGCGTTCAGGCCGCGCGGCAGGTTGAACAGATCCTTGCCATCGACCAGCGGCGAGGCCGACTGCGTGCCCGCCGTGTAGACGCCATACAGCGAACGCATGTCGAAATCGCCGGCGGCGAGCAAATCGAGGTCGCCCATGCCCGTGCGCAGCACGCTGAACAGAAGCTGGCGCGCCGGCTCATCCTTGGTCACCATTTCGGGCGGCGTGCCGTCGGCAATCTTGGTCACCAGATCCGCATAACTCTCCAGCATGTTCGCTTCGGTACCAAACCACATTGTGATATCGACCTCGCCTTCCGGGAACCCCAACATGGTGGCGTACTCGTTGAAAATATAGGTGCCTGGCAAGCCCGTGCCCGGCTTGACCGACGTCCGTTCCTCCATGCCGTAATGCGTATCGGCCAGCATCAGATGGGCGTCCTTCGCATGCGGGCGCAGCGCGCGCGTATCGGCGGCGGCCGTATCGGCGCCGCCCACCAGGCGCAGCGACCACGCTTGCGAACCCTGGGCCAGCATGGGCGCCAGCGCCAGGTTGCGGCCCTGGCGGCCCGCGCCATCCTCGGCGCGCAGCGCCACCATGGTCGCGTCGCCAGGCAGCTTGACCAGCGTGCCGGCCGGCAGCACGCTGCCCTTGTCCAGCGCCAGCGCCGCCGCCAGCACCACGCCGTTGACGGGATTGACGCTATCGCCCGTGTCCCGCGGCTTGCCTTCGGGGAAAGGCAAAGCCACATTCGCCGGCCACAGCATGGCCGCCACGCTGGCCGCGCCGGGCAGGCGCAGGCCGGGATCGAGCTGCATGCCGCTCGATAAGGCCAGCGCCTTCGGCAAGACCGTGCCGGCCGCGTACAGCACCTTGCCGGCGGCATCGCGCACGGCGCCGCCCAGCACACTACCGGCAGGCAGGTTCAACTCCGCCGTCAGGGTGGCGCGCGCCGCCAGCAAGGTGCCGCCGCGCAGCTGCATGGCCTTCATCGGCACGGCGAAATTGACGCTCGTGCCCGATTGGAAATACGTGTCTTCGGCCAGGGTCACCAGACCCGCTTGCGGCACAACGACCTCGCCACCCCATGGCAGGCGGCCCTTCACCAGTTGCCAGCCCTTGTCGTCCGACGTGACGGGCAAGGTGCGGGTATCGAAGCCATCCGTGATACTGCCAAAGACGCTGAGCTTGCCGCCAGCGCGCACGACCAGCGCGCCCGCCTCGCCCGAGCCGTACACGCCGCTCAGGCGCGCCAGCGGATTGACGCCGTCGTAGCGGTGGCCGGACAGGTCGATGTCGCCATCGATGTGCAAGTCGCCGCCCGGCGTGGCGCTGACGATCTCGACGCCAGGGCGCAGGTGGAAAGCGTTGGCATCGCCGCGCAAGCCGCGCAATTTGCTGTCCATCAAGTTGCCGTTGGCCAGCGCGTGGGCCATGAAGAGCTGGCTGTCCCCGTGTTTCTCGTCCAGATAGGCCTGGTTGATGCCCTGGTAGCTGCGGCCGTCCGCATCCTTGCCGGTACCGGCCGGGGCATCCTTGTATTGCCAGAAAGCGTTGACGTTGATGGTGCGCGCGCCGGCGATGTTCAGCGCGCCAGCCGCATCGATGTCGACATCGTCGCCCGTGGCGCCACCGAGGCGCCGCGCGTTCAGGTCGATGCTGCCGTAGTTGCCGCCCTTGTCTCCGCTGCGCAAGTCGAACCGCGCGCCATTTTCCAGGCTCAGGCGTCCACCAGGCGCGGCCAGTTCGATGACGGCGCGGTTCGGCGCCTCGATCGCTTGCCCGTAGCTGTCCGTGCGCAGCACCGTGCCATGCGCGTCGAGCACGGCGCCCGATTGGATGGTGACGCCATCGCGCCCGGCCAGACGGATGCTGCCCACCTGCTCGCCGCTGGCGTCGATGCGGCCGCTCACGGTCAAGCTGCCGCCATCGACGGAGACGCTCACTTCGCGCGCCTTGACCTCGTCGCCGATGGTCAAATTGCCCTGCTTGAGCTGGAAGCTGCGGCTGCCGAATACCTTGCCCGTGTTCAGGCGCTGGTTCAGGCCGGCGAAGTCGCCGATCTGCTGGGCGCGCACCTCCACGCCGCCGGCCGCGTACGGCACCAGGGTGCCGCCTGCGTCATAATGGCCGCTGGCGCCGCCCAGCAAGCTGCCGCGCAAGTCGGCAGTACCGGCCGCGTCGCCCGTGGCGATCACGCTCAGCTTGCCGGCGCGGTTGTTCACGGCCGACAGGTCGATCACGGAAGCGCCCGCCTGGCGCACGTCGCCTGCGCGGCTGTCGAGGATCACGTCGCCGCCCCAGCTGTACTTGCTGGTGTCGTAGAAATCGATCTTGCGGCCCGCCAGGTCCAGCTTGGCCTTGTCGCCCAGCAGCACATCGCGCTCGGCCGACAGGGTCAGTTTTCCGCTTGGCAGAACCACGGATGTATCCACGCTGACACTATTGCCGTTCAGCGCCACTTCGGCGCCCAGGGCGCCGGCC
Coding sequences within:
- a CDS encoding ExbD/TolR family protein, translated to MATSAKFTPRKRSGGINITPFVDVLLVVLVIFILTSNASIPGIKVDLPKASSAMALEKPKTKAITIDNAGQVFLDAYPVTLPELEERLRTEKALTPDFPVIVRGDAAVQYAKVVEVLDLLRRIDLNQVGLVTGKPA
- a CDS encoding energy transducer TonB family protein, yielding MKRDDMMKMAAPESSGAAQWWRRWGGVAGGVLLAAALAALVWYLLSDTAATKREVAAPPMLMLPPPPPPPPEPEKLPEPTPDKVVPEVSEPEPTPADKPMDDAPESPSPDKGDPVTIDGAAQAGSDAFGIQAGRGGGMTGGGGGGGLGAGSYGRYVANALQLAFARDPRTRQLAFSDIRVDLWLDAEGRTTKVQLVQGTGNAQTDEQVLAMVRDFRADERPPASLRFPARVSIKGRRP
- a CDS encoding ShlB/FhaC/HecB family hemolysin secretion/activation protein, with the protein product MREMKKQGKGAAPAAPATALTMLCLAMLALPGMARAQDAVPAAAPVAAPERQVTIEEYLVRGNTVLDARAIEEAVTPFLGPGRTLKDVEGARDALVAAYQARGYQSVYVDLPEQQVEQGVVVLQVSETKVGRLRVVGAQYNSPLDVRQQVPALTEGKVPDFTQAQVELTALNRGPKRQVMPLVKQGSLPGTMDVDLKVEDSSPWRASVGLNNDYSADTKKLRSSISLGHDNLWQMGHSATISFFGTPGDLNQTKVWSASYVAPIGTQGWSVEATGYQSNSNVASTGGTSVLGKGHALGMKLNYTVPNSGIWWHSFSGGIDFKDNQEALQLNGAGSSVPLKYVPLSVAYNGFAQTETATYGLGLSLVAGTRAAFGYGSNSAAYDNKRYKASPSFLVLKGDANATTTLGSGAQLYGKLAGQLADAALVSGEQMAAGGANSVRGYLSAEATGDYGVSGTVEWRTPQLTYFSRLENWRLFAFADGARLRLRDPLPEQKDLFGLASVGVGSSFQFLRYLNGRIDFAYPLRDGPRTHKHVRRINFNLSASY
- a CDS encoding DUF2341 domain-containing protein, coding for MQRLFFLLTILGTLVPGLAHAWWQPDWAYRKPVTVDAGPKAGAVGGDPGRIPVLLRLHSGNFNFEGVSDNGADLRFVAGDDKTVLNHQIEQFNPLLGIALIWVDVPALTAGTPQQLWMYYGNPKAPASGNGQRTFDPDYSLVYHFTEPGVPSRDSTAYGNHAQTAVPALDGSVIGAGARLGSMPLMLPASPSLALAAGAPFTFSAWVRPDSLGAQQVLYARRDGANELLIGIDQGVPFVQVNGQRSKPGQPIQAAQWSHLAVKADKANVALYVGGRPAVSLATALPAFTTAASVGADAPPVASGTATLANFTGAIDELRLSRTARPDALLLADAVSQGSESRLAVFGADEQQAGKSHFGFIIAAMPLDAWIVVGVLGLMMVLSWIIMIGKGRSYGAISRANAQFMQSFHEAAGAPLDHLSRNGKLSASVKADSSLWRLYDVAIDEMRRRHDRGYDLNAVSNATIGAIRAAMDGVMVRESERMSKRMIWLSTTIEGAPYVGLFGTVIGIMLVFVVAAMAGAVDINSVAPGMAAALLCTAAGLGVAIPALFGYNWLSSRSDAIVADMAVFVDEFATRLAEEQGDGRQMRPVLQQA
- a CDS encoding putative porin, coding for MNSLFSSPQRARRLPLALAALALSVAAGAVQAQTAPADSTMVKLIRGLIQSGALNKDAGEALLAQAQSEALAQAQARPAAAPAALAQVQPGDVRVPYISQTVREQIRDEIKGQVMAEAKAGGWAAPNETPAWTKRIRLEGDVRARYESRYYDMANSNIEIDWRSLNSGSGYDVNSNTNLALPALLNTREDRKHLLRARARLGILADISETTQAGIRLASGNDDSPVSTTQTLGGGLGKKNIWLDQAWLSYQPASWLKLTAGRFDNPFVSGDELFSSELNFDGIAAKVQQPVGESKDVTVFGTLGLIPLEYSSDNAPSRSQAKMASENKWLLGAQVGASWKINSDHQLRGALAYYNFRNISGEYSQPCALYAGADGCSTDWSRPSSMQKGNSLMLLRNIALNPLDPANTPQPQFVGLASKFRLANLNARWDSKVAGGTDLRIEGDYVRNMAYDKNEMWARAKGGIMNNFGGTGGVSQADFKSGGNAYMLQATLGKASPAARGDWNVLLGYKRIEPDALPDAYNDSTFHLGGTNARGYYLGGAYALDKNTWLNGRWTSSREVFGSALSIDTLQIELNARF